One Pseudomonas entomophila genomic window carries:
- a CDS encoding SMI1/KNR4 family protein, whose product MSKKRIIGTTAAAIKDAEFQLKMRLPESFAEWLLLNNGRSLGALVIFPVYDSRDPRTTWESIVKIYEGSWPDWLDNFSDDGKDFSGLLPFAEFGTGDFYCFNYKTLGSSGEPVVGIWSHETGNFLEIADSFNVFINSSNRPG is encoded by the coding sequence ATGTCTAAGAAACGTATCATTGGAACAACGGCTGCGGCCATTAAGGATGCTGAGTTTCAGCTAAAAATGCGGCTTCCTGAGTCATTTGCAGAGTGGCTTTTATTGAATAATGGAAGGTCGCTTGGTGCTCTTGTTATCTTCCCCGTTTACGATAGCAGAGACCCGCGCACGACCTGGGAATCAATAGTTAAAATATATGAAGGCTCGTGGCCAGATTGGCTTGACAACTTCTCTGATGATGGAAAGGATTTTTCAGGACTACTTCCTTTTGCGGAATTTGGCACTGGTGACTTTTACTGCTTTAATTATAAAACCTTGGGATCCAGCGGCGAACCTGTAGTTGGAATATGGAGCCATGAAACAGGCAATTTTTTAGAGATTGCTGATAGTTTCAATGTGTTCATAAATTCATCTAATCGACCTGGCTAG
- a CDS encoding RHS repeat-associated core domain-containing protein, giving the protein MSAAPADAALTTREIQIAIAPLDTLLSEDLGAAAASVDHWLREISYGLVDLQLLRQAAETVPAMSNALACVDALIDILELVENPSPDPLLWVSLGINLIGIVPYPPGLSRARTVLRPVLQLTRQTLRRRPGAHIGAVILEIIDGHLHANIRGALEHYVREALAQLPAMLSAAADTARLLFTSLAKTITAAARGKLDAASSHRLARAQMAQVALYDSALETDAWRLALSALANATEGSLKDGYNSVARHFSGELDSLLGPLIRTLEDLAKVVPQRLQALGSAGMENSIAWLLTRLLETVLANPRRPGMAVAIRPGVTHQARHVHAEGPTEVVRSQVRANKQPKPAKNGPCACTGFSIGHVLGDETLAHQDFSLSGPFPVNWTRTYNSRLAALDHGSLGARWITEFTTCIDVVDKGVVFHDSDGRSHDYPLPKVGKPHYDPIEYISLVRTAEQQLVLLRGLDRRETYARQGDRFYLTHIQLRSGAGAMLHYEHQYNGRPVLSDINTYSDNDPEKVHLQLGTLLDDHGHIQGLWQVVDGTPLRQLCGYHYDTHGDLIAAQDEHGAAWHYQYRQHLITRYTDRTGRGINLEWDGSGPQAKAIHEWADDGSFETRLAWDPNIRLTYVTDAHGQETWHYYDALGYTYRLVHPDGREEWLFRDQRKNVIRHVHPDGSQDRYTYDERSNLLQHIRADHSTVHYAYDDHDQPIKLRDAEGGLWLRDYDERGNLVESVDPLGHKTEFAYTPAGLVKAIKDALGNEKTLAYNEAGQLLEYTDCSGKTSQWTYNAFGQLTAFTDAAGSTTAYEYQAGQLAKVTHPDKTEERFNYDAEGRLLAHVDALDRCTTWTYNAVGLLSERVDANEHTLRYRWDKLGRLIGLENENTSKATFLYDPVGRLLQETGFDGLVTRYQYDPYSGRLASTQVGQRRIELTFDPMGRLSERTARLGNQSQSESFAYDGNGQLIQAVNAASKLQWFHDEAGNLTREHQHYLATGTPMVAVWQHEYDALNQRTATIRPDGHKVSWLTYGSGHLLGMTLDQHEMLAYERDDLHREIVRHQGNKLMQTQAWDPAGRLQEQLLGSHDGQSTLLKRQYRYDAAGQLTNIHDSRRGPLEYQYDPVGRLLKATSRLGVETFAFDPAGNLLDQKTQELNRPLEADPRRNKLMDNLLREYAGTHYRYDERGNLIHRLHNGAHAQFTWDLFDRLASYNDDKLKVDYSYDALGRRLHKHSVAHFWDRPEAGTGWNQLQRAKRQRELGCGFTLFGWDGDTLAWESSPPRDEGDTGRTVHYLYEPGSFVPVAQALRKSPIRLHKQPDWSQREYDFDQDPLWHTEVKPQAFEAIAWYHCDHLGTPMELTDEQGNVAWAGQYKAWGEVREERSAWAKQHGLGNPLRFQGQYHDHETGLHYNRYRYYDTQGARFINKDPISYAGGLNQYEYAPNPIYWIDPLGLAKECCCGEPYVNPDARWRQVMEDPNTPSSMRGWLENQDRRVRAGKQSNIKAPPGYELAHRPRFENDLGYDYSHADPMLAADHRGIQHRYWRKRNGCWSARMPKSGYPGTGKLSLPKRGALP; this is encoded by the coding sequence ATGTCTGCCGCGCCCGCCGATGCCGCGCTCACCACGCGCGAAATCCAGATCGCCATTGCCCCCCTCGACACCCTCCTCAGCGAAGACCTCGGCGCCGCCGCCGCATCCGTTGACCACTGGCTGCGGGAAATCAGCTACGGCCTGGTCGACCTGCAACTGCTGCGCCAGGCCGCCGAAACCGTACCCGCCATGTCCAACGCCCTGGCCTGCGTGGACGCCCTGATCGATATCCTCGAACTGGTCGAAAACCCTTCTCCCGACCCACTGCTGTGGGTCAGCCTGGGCATCAACCTGATCGGCATCGTCCCCTATCCACCCGGCCTGTCCCGTGCCCGCACGGTGCTGCGCCCGGTGCTGCAACTGACCCGCCAGACCCTGCGCCGTCGCCCCGGCGCGCACATCGGCGCGGTGATCCTGGAAATCATCGACGGCCACCTGCATGCCAATATCCGCGGTGCCCTGGAGCACTACGTGCGCGAGGCCCTGGCCCAGTTGCCGGCCATGCTCAGCGCTGCTGCCGATACCGCACGCCTGCTGTTTACTTCCTTGGCCAAGACCATTACCGCCGCCGCCCGTGGCAAGCTGGATGCTGCCAGCAGCCACCGCCTGGCCCGCGCACAAATGGCCCAGGTGGCGCTGTACGACTCGGCCCTCGAAACCGATGCCTGGCGCCTGGCCCTCTCGGCCCTGGCCAATGCCACCGAAGGCAGCCTCAAGGACGGTTACAACAGCGTCGCCCGTCACTTCAGCGGCGAGCTGGACAGCCTGCTCGGGCCGTTGATCCGCACCCTCGAAGACCTGGCCAAGGTCGTGCCCCAGCGCCTGCAGGCCCTGGGCAGCGCCGGTATGGAAAACAGCATCGCCTGGCTGCTGACCCGCCTGCTCGAGACCGTGCTGGCCAACCCCCGCCGCCCGGGCATGGCCGTCGCCATCCGCCCCGGCGTCACCCACCAGGCCCGGCATGTCCACGCCGAAGGGCCGACCGAAGTGGTGCGCAGCCAGGTCCGCGCCAACAAGCAGCCCAAGCCTGCGAAGAACGGACCCTGTGCCTGCACCGGGTTCAGCATCGGCCATGTGCTTGGTGATGAAACCCTTGCTCACCAGGATTTCAGTCTGTCCGGGCCGTTCCCGGTCAACTGGACGCGCACTTATAACTCGCGGCTGGCGGCCCTCGATCATGGTTCGCTCGGCGCCCGCTGGATTACCGAATTCACCACTTGTATCGATGTTGTGGACAAGGGCGTGGTGTTCCACGACAGCGACGGCCGCAGCCACGACTACCCGCTGCCCAAGGTCGGCAAGCCACACTACGACCCGATCGAATACATCAGCCTGGTGCGCACCGCCGAGCAGCAACTGGTGTTGTTGCGTGGCCTGGACCGCCGTGAAACCTATGCCCGCCAGGGTGACCGCTTTTACCTGACGCATATCCAGCTGCGCAGCGGCGCCGGGGCAATGCTGCACTACGAGCACCAGTACAACGGCCGGCCGGTGCTGTCGGACATCAACACCTATTCCGACAACGACCCCGAAAAAGTCCACCTGCAACTGGGCACCTTGCTCGATGACCATGGGCATATCCAGGGCCTGTGGCAGGTGGTCGATGGCACGCCGCTGCGCCAGCTGTGCGGCTACCACTACGACACCCACGGCGACCTGATCGCCGCCCAGGACGAACACGGCGCCGCCTGGCACTACCAGTACCGCCAGCACCTGATCACCCGTTACACCGACCGCACCGGGCGCGGCATCAACCTCGAATGGGACGGCAGCGGCCCGCAGGCCAAGGCCATCCACGAATGGGCCGACGACGGCAGCTTCGAGACCCGCCTGGCCTGGGACCCGAACATCCGCCTGACCTATGTCACCGACGCCCACGGCCAGGAGACCTGGCACTACTACGACGCCCTGGGCTACACCTACCGCCTGGTCCACCCGGACGGCCGCGAGGAGTGGCTGTTCCGCGATCAGCGCAAGAACGTCATCCGCCACGTCCACCCCGACGGCAGCCAGGACCGCTACACCTACGATGAGCGCAGCAACCTGCTGCAGCACATCCGTGCCGACCACAGTACGGTGCACTACGCCTACGACGATCATGACCAGCCGATCAAACTGCGTGATGCCGAAGGTGGCTTGTGGCTACGCGACTACGACGAGCGCGGCAACCTGGTCGAGAGCGTCGACCCGCTGGGCCATAAGACCGAGTTCGCCTACACCCCGGCCGGGCTGGTCAAGGCAATCAAGGATGCGTTGGGCAACGAGAAGACGCTCGCCTACAACGAGGCCGGGCAACTGCTTGAGTACACCGACTGCTCGGGCAAGACCAGCCAATGGACGTACAACGCCTTCGGCCAGCTGACCGCTTTCACCGATGCGGCCGGCAGCACGACCGCCTACGAGTACCAGGCCGGGCAACTGGCCAAGGTTACCCACCCGGACAAGACCGAGGAACGCTTCAACTACGATGCCGAAGGGCGTCTGCTGGCCCATGTCGACGCGCTTGATCGCTGCACCACCTGGACCTACAACGCGGTCGGCCTGCTGAGCGAACGCGTCGACGCCAATGAGCACACCCTACGTTATCGCTGGGACAAGCTCGGCCGCTTGATCGGGCTGGAAAACGAGAACACCAGCAAGGCCACGTTCCTCTATGACCCGGTCGGTCGGCTGCTGCAAGAGACCGGCTTCGATGGCCTGGTCACCCGCTACCAGTACGACCCGTACAGCGGTCGGTTGGCGAGCACCCAGGTCGGCCAACGCCGTATCGAGCTGACCTTCGACCCCATGGGCCGATTGAGTGAGCGCACGGCCCGCCTGGGTAACCAGAGCCAAAGCGAGAGCTTCGCTTACGACGGCAACGGCCAACTGATCCAGGCGGTCAACGCCGCCAGCAAACTGCAATGGTTCCACGATGAAGCCGGCAACCTGACCCGCGAGCACCAGCACTACCTGGCCACCGGCACGCCGATGGTTGCGGTGTGGCAGCACGAGTACGACGCGCTCAACCAGCGCACCGCGACGATCCGTCCGGACGGCCACAAGGTCAGTTGGCTGACCTACGGCAGCGGCCACCTGCTCGGCATGACCCTCGACCAGCACGAGATGCTGGCTTACGAGCGCGATGACCTGCACCGCGAAATCGTGCGCCACCAGGGCAATAAGCTGATGCAAACCCAGGCCTGGGACCCGGCCGGGCGTTTGCAGGAACAGCTGCTGGGCAGCCATGACGGCCAGTCCACGCTGCTCAAGCGCCAATACCGCTACGACGCCGCCGGCCAGCTGACCAACATCCACGACAGCCGTCGCGGGCCGTTGGAGTACCAGTACGACCCCGTCGGTCGCCTGCTCAAGGCCACCAGCCGCCTGGGCGTGGAAACCTTCGCCTTCGACCCGGCCGGTAACCTGTTGGACCAGAAAACCCAGGAGCTGAACCGCCCGCTGGAAGCCGATCCACGGCGCAACAAGCTGATGGACAACCTGCTGCGCGAGTACGCGGGTACCCATTACCGCTACGACGAACGCGGCAACCTGATTCACCGCCTACACAACGGCGCACATGCCCAATTCACCTGGGACTTGTTCGACCGGCTGGCCAGTTACAACGACGATAAGCTCAAGGTCGACTACAGCTACGACGCCCTGGGCCGGCGCCTGCACAAGCATTCGGTGGCGCATTTCTGGGATCGCCCGGAAGCGGGCACCGGCTGGAACCAACTGCAACGGGCCAAGCGCCAACGCGAACTTGGCTGTGGCTTCACCCTGTTCGGCTGGGATGGCGACACCTTGGCCTGGGAAAGCTCACCGCCACGCGATGAAGGCGACACCGGCCGCACCGTGCACTACCTGTACGAGCCGGGCAGCTTCGTGCCGGTCGCCCAGGCGCTGCGCAAGAGCCCGATTCGCCTGCACAAGCAACCGGACTGGAGCCAGCGCGAGTACGACTTCGATCAGGATCCGCTGTGGCACACCGAGGTGAAACCACAGGCGTTCGAGGCGATCGCCTGGTACCACTGCGACCACCTCGGTACTCCGATGGAACTGACCGATGAACAGGGCAATGTCGCCTGGGCGGGGCAGTACAAGGCCTGGGGTGAAGTCCGCGAGGAGCGCTCGGCATGGGCCAAGCAGCACGGCCTGGGCAACCCGCTGCGCTTCCAGGGCCAATACCACGACCATGAGACCGGACTGCACTACAACCGCTATCGCTATTACGATACCCAAGGTGCGCGGTTCATAAACAAGGATCCGATCAGTTATGCTGGGGGGCTAAATCAGTATGAATATGCTCCGAACCCTATATATTGGATTGATCCACTCGGCCTAGCAAAAGAGTGTTGCTGTGGAGAGCCATATGTCAACCCTGACGCGCGCTGGAGACAGGTTATGGAAGACCCCAATACTCCTAGCTCTATGCGGGGGTGGTTGGAAAACCAAGACCGTCGTGTTCGCGCCGGAAAACAATCTAATATCAAGGCGCCTCCAGGGTACGAGTTGGCACATAGACCACGGTTTGAGAATGACCTAGGTTATGATTACTCTCACGCCGACCCCATGCTTGCTGCCGACCATAGGGGCATTCAGCATCGATACTGGAGAAAGCGAAACGGGTGCTGGTCCGCACGCATGCCTAAATCAGGATACCCTGGGACCGGAAAGTTAAGCTTGCCAAAGCGTGGTGCACTTCCATAG
- a CDS encoding NorM family multidrug efflux MATE transporter, with amino-acid sequence MLEHKSPTRRPTGELMILLAMAGPLMAAQLSKVVMVFTDTYMMGRLGAEALAGGGVGASIYSFLTFSFSGVISGIGTLIAIAHGSQDITRVRRSCQSGLLIALLLAALGMLVLWLAAPLLRSLGQPPQSIDAFIAFTHAVAFALPGYLVFMALRNFVSALGDTKPVMVISMAGAVLNLALNLVIINQWFGIPFLGLRGIGAVTASVSLLMAVSLAGYIALTPRYQPYRIFEGILDIDWGILRQALRFGIPVGLSFAIELSLFTCAALMMGHFGVVVQAAHHVAMQAVLIAFVVPISLSSATSYRVGQLVGAGRVAETKRVARIGLACGAVASLIFAPLFLVFPTEIASLFVHAGTADSLLLKSTVASLLAVAVWFLLFDGAQNILLGALRGLKALKTSLALVAIFYWAIALPTAYGLGIHLELGPRYIWAGLAIGLAAATFAMYLGLELIVNRQTREAQVPRAVVLTPEAKGS; translated from the coding sequence ATGCTTGAACACAAATCCCCGACCCGCCGCCCCACGGGCGAGCTGATGATCCTGCTGGCCATGGCCGGACCCTTGATGGCCGCCCAGCTGTCCAAGGTGGTCATGGTCTTCACCGACACCTACATGATGGGCCGCCTGGGCGCCGAGGCCCTGGCCGGCGGCGGTGTCGGCGCGTCGATCTATTCGTTCCTGACCTTTTCGTTTTCCGGGGTCATCTCCGGCATCGGCACGCTGATCGCCATCGCCCACGGCTCGCAGGACATTACTCGCGTGCGGCGCTCCTGCCAGAGCGGCCTGCTCATCGCCCTGCTGCTGGCGGCCCTGGGCATGCTGGTGCTGTGGCTGGCCGCGCCGTTGCTGCGCAGCCTCGGCCAACCGCCGCAAAGCATCGACGCGTTCATCGCCTTCACCCACGCGGTGGCCTTCGCGCTGCCGGGCTACCTGGTGTTCATGGCCCTGCGCAACTTCGTCAGCGCCCTGGGCGACACCAAGCCGGTGATGGTCATCAGCATGGCCGGCGCGGTGCTGAACCTGGCCCTCAACCTGGTGATCATCAACCAGTGGTTCGGCATCCCCTTCCTGGGCCTGCGCGGTATCGGCGCGGTCACCGCCAGTGTGTCGCTGCTGATGGCGGTTTCGCTGGCCGGCTACATCGCCCTGACGCCCCGCTATCAGCCGTACCGCATCTTCGAGGGCATCCTCGACATCGACTGGGGCATCCTGCGCCAGGCCTTGCGCTTCGGCATACCGGTGGGCCTGTCGTTCGCCATCGAGCTGAGCCTGTTCACCTGCGCGGCGCTGATGATGGGGCACTTCGGCGTGGTGGTGCAGGCCGCCCACCATGTGGCGATGCAGGCGGTGCTGATCGCCTTCGTGGTACCCATCAGCCTGTCCAGCGCCACCTCCTACCGGGTCGGCCAACTGGTGGGGGCCGGCCGCGTGGCCGAGACCAAGCGCGTGGCGCGCATCGGCCTGGCCTGCGGCGCGGTCGCCTCGTTGATCTTCGCCCCGCTGTTCCTGGTGTTCCCCACCGAGATCGCCAGCCTGTTCGTGCACGCCGGCACCGCCGACAGCCTGTTGCTCAAGAGCACCGTGGCCAGCCTGCTGGCCGTGGCGGTGTGGTTCCTGTTGTTCGACGGTGCGCAGAACATCCTGCTGGGGGCGCTGCGGGGGCTGAAGGCGTTGAAGACCTCACTGGCGCTGGTGGCGATCTTCTACTGGGCCATCGCCCTGCCCACCGCCTACGGGCTCGGCATCCACCTGGAGCTGGGGCCGCGCTACATCTGGGCCGGCCTGGCCATTGGTTTGGCAGCAGCAACCTTCGCGATGTACCTGGGGCTGGAGCTGATCGTCAACCGGCAGACGCGCGAGGCGCAGGTGCCGAGGGCGGTGGTGCTGACGCCGGAGGCGAAAGGCAGTTAA